From Aegilops tauschii subsp. strangulata cultivar AL8/78 chromosome 5, Aet v6.0, whole genome shotgun sequence:
tcagtGCCAAACACAACAATCACAGCCTTGCAGAACTTGTACATGGAGTCTAGGCATGTAGAATCGCTCATACGGGCGTACTCATCAATGAGATCACCGggcactccgtatgcaagcatccggaCGGCTGCAGTGCATTTCCGATAAGATGAGAAGCCAATCTTTCCAAgggcatcctctttgcactcgaaaTAGTCATCGTATCCGACTACCCCCTCTCTAATACGGTTGAAAAGATTCCTACTCATACGAAAACGCCGCTGGAAATTTCTGATGTTTGAACAGCGGGTTGGTTGTGtcaaagtagtccttccaaaCAAGGAAATGCCCGCTCTCTCGGTTGCGATTCAACGCCGGAAGGTGCCCCGGGATCGAGCCACGGAACAACGGCCGTTGGCTATTAaggtggtgatggaccaacacggcAGCCAAGATCATCTCCTCATCGTCGGACAAGGAATCGTCGGAGTCGCAAAGGAAATTGTGGAAAAAGAAATCGTCGGCGGAGTCCATTTTGTACCTTGGCAAACTGTCGAACAGTTTTCGGGCGTCGACGAAGGAGCTGGCCGGCGAAGAGACGCGCGCCTCCCTTGGACCAGGTGGCTGGCTGGAGGCGTCCGATGAGCCTGCCGGCGTCCGACGAGCGTCCCGGCGTCAGGACGAAGgagctggccggggcggcgacgcGACTTCCTGCTCGTGGTGGCGTCGGGAGGTGGGGGTGGGAAGCTTCGGTGCCCCGGCGGCGAGACGGTGTTGGCGGCGACTTGGGAGGTGGCGGCGTTGGGGGGAGGTGTGTCGGCACAGGCTGCTGGCAGAGGCACCAGAAatgggtggcggtggcgacgCGACTGAGGAGGGCGAGGGTTTGCTGTCGATATGGGGTGGGAGAGGAGGGCCAATATGCCACCGACTAGCGGGCCAGGGGAGGAGTAGGCGGGCGCCACGCGCGTCCATTccgtgtccgcgccgacgcaaatgAGGCTCAAAATTGGGCCGGGAATGGGTCGGCAGGCGGACGAAAAGCGGACGCGCGTTCGTTTGGGTCAGCGCGTTGGGCCGACTTTTCtatccgcgccgacccaaacggacgcacgcagacgaaatgggtcggcgcgttggagttgctcttaggaTAGCATAAATTggaaaacgatccatttcacaaAAGGCATAAGTGGGATACTTTGCTGCACTGTTGAAGTACTTTGTTGTAAACTAGTCTCTAAATGATTTTCTTTTTGTATGTCAATTCTACAAAAAGGACAATAGTTTCACTCTGTATTGCATTGCACATTGTGCAACCAACTAGGGTACAATGTACATCAAATGGTCGTATTGTTTTTCTTTCCCCAATTGAAATAATCATTTGCTTATGTTCTATTTCTGTCTCCGCGTGTGTGCATGACATGCAGGACATCTGGTGGCATATACATTCACTAATGCCAATGCGAGATGCTGCTCGAGCTGCCTGCGTTTCTCGTACCTTTATGCATTCCTGGAGACGCCGTACCAGCCTCACCTTCAGTAAAAAAACACTAGGCATTGGTGAAGATGTGTGTGAAAAGGATGGTAAAGCAAGAGATCTCACCTTCAAAGTTGACAGAATTTGGATAGAACACCCAGGCATTGGTGTGAAGGAAGTCAGAATTGAGTTCTATGATAACACGACCAGGGTCTGTTTTCTTGATCGCTGGCTTCAGATTGCCGTCACACCTGGGATTGAAGAACTCATTGTTATTCCTTCTGTGGGCCATAAAAGGTACAACTTCCCATGGTCACTTTTATCTGAAGGAAGTGGAAACTCGATTCGGTGTCTGTTCCTTTCCAGGTGTGTGTTCTGTCCAACAGTCGGACTTGGCTTGAGAAGTTTGACTCAAATTACGCTGTGTTATGTCCATATTACAGGAAATGAGCTAGCCTGCCTTCTGGACAATTCTTTTGCTTTGCAGCAGTTGGGACTCAGCCATTGCAGCAAGATAATTAGACTGAAGATACCTTCCCTGCTGCAGCGGCTCATCACCCTTGAAGTGTCTGCATGTAAGAGGCTGCAGACAATAGAGATTGAAGCTCAATGTTTATCCAAATTTTGGTTTAGTGGTGAGCGGCTAGTACAACTCTCGTTTGGAGAAGCATTGCAATTGAAGACCCTAGACATGCACTGTCATGGTGCTGTCTGTGAGGCTCGTGCCAATCTTCCGTCCACCTTGCCAAATCTTGAAACACTTTCTGTATTTTCATATTTTGAGGTATACTACGAATTTTCTGGTGACAATGGACTACTGAAATGGGTATTATGATATTACAGTAGCCATGCACTTGCATTTTTAATCTGAGTTATTTATGCAGACGGTCAATACACCGATGGTCGGTAGCAAATTTCCATTCCTCAAGCACTTGACTGTTAAACTTGCTGCGGCCCCAGCCTATGATTATTGTTCTCTGATATCATTTTTTGATGCTTCTCCTTCATTGGAGACGTTCTTCTTGAATGTAAGTTTGTTCACCCTGCAAAGATATCTTCCTTTCCAGATCCTGCGCTTCAAATAGATCACTTAATTATGGTGGAACCTTCAATTCATATGTCTTTGCTTGTCATCTTTAGGGGTTCGAGGGAAGCATGCAACATCCATCCATTTTGGCAGATCCTTCAGGTCGGAGGCAGATGCCGAAGCACCGCCATGACAAGCTCAAGAATGTGACTATTGCTGGTTTCTCCTCTGCAAAGAGCTTGGTTGATTTAACCTGTCATATTCTTGAGAGTTCAGAGTCACTTGAGAGTCTTACATTGGACACCACGGAAGGATATGATTACCTTAGGTGTTCTGTCAACAGATCTGGCAAATGCTTCCGCATGCGCAGGGGTGCCATCTTGGAAGCTCGTCGTGGGCTCTTGGCTATCAAGACATACATTGAGGGAATTGTTCCGCCGAAAGTGAAGTTCACTGTTGTGAAGCCTTGCAGCCAGTGCCATGTTGTTGAGCTTTAGATGCCAGGTTATCCGACGATATAGTCATACAGTGTCCTAGTATATGTTAATTTCTAAATGTTGAACGCTTTAGGTGAAGGTGAAACCAATAGACTCCCACTTTTTGAAGGGCTTGATGAGGGTCAAGGATTGCTTTCTCGAATCTGCTGGGTGTTTTCAAATATGAAGTGAGACACAAGTGCGGTTTTGGGAGAACTGGTATGAGCATGATTACTCTGTTTAGTTTGATATCATCTGTCGTAAAGGATTGCTTTCCTTGAATCCCTTCTCATAGCTTGTCACATTTTTTTTACTGcatatttttgttttttggttaCAGTGGGTACTCTGAAGTCTTGTTGTTCTATTATTATGCACATTATGTTGTTGCCCAATGTTTTCAAGTCAGTTTGGCTGTGTAGAAACGATATTAGTTCAAGTTCATAGTCTTGTGAGGATATATTTTGCTCATGTATCAGTTGGCCACGATGGAAGCActggtagaaaaagaggcttccatacgcccccattagtccccaaaacaatcgaaccgcgaccaaaggggtctttagtcgcggttcgggaggagacccgcgaccaactatctgggcccagcgcgctcggtcgacagctggcggacgggaggggctttagtcccggttggcctggccaaccgggactaaaggtccccgaaggcctttagtcgcggttagccaggccaaccgggactaaaggcccatccagctggcggagggaggggctttagtcccggttggcctggccaaccgggactaaaggcccatccctatatataggactcagctcacttcacttcactcagctcacttcacaattttcagaagggggtggtgggtttgcttttggttcctcctatgcacacaaggtgttcgatgaaatgcccgagagcctgaaacaaacatgatatgaagtgtccgagccacacttgagctttctcatttatttttcctccgcaatcgcggttagcaacttgaacctttcatgtgtcattgataaaatatgcatgtgtgtagttcattgtttaatttgtattatttctagctagttagtttaacaaatgcatgatagttaattatatactttatatcataataatgcagatgaatcggcaatggatgtacggtccccgactctccggcgagttcactacgggtttgaaagacttcctcgtagtggcaaatgcgaacaagcagcaaggttttattatctgtccatgtgctgtctgtaagaatcagaagggttactcctcctcaagagacgttcacatgcacctgcttcggcacggtttcatgcgaagctataattgttggaccaagcatggagaaagaggggttagaatggaagaagatgaagaaggggatgatatcgatgacaactatcatgatcatttcggtgatactttcatggaggatgatgctgaaggtggggaagggttaggtgaaggtgaagaagaggcacatgatgagcccgctgatgatcttggtcggaccattgctgatgcacggagacgctgcgaaactgacaaggatagggagaatttggatcgcatgttagaggatcacaaaaagtcgttgtatccaggatgcgataatagtctgaaaaagctaggctgcacactggatttgctaaaatggaaggcacaggaaggtgtaggtgactcatcatttgaaaatttgctgaaaatgttgaagaatatgttcccgaagaataacgagttgcccgccagtacgtacgaagcaaagaaggctgtctgccctctaggtttagaggttctgaagatacatgcatgcattaacgactgcatcctctaccgcggtgaatacgagaatttgaatgaatgccctgtatgcactgcattgcgttataagatcagaggcgatgaccctggtgacgatgttgagggcgagaaacccaggaagagggttcccgccaaggtgatgtggtatgctcctataataccacggttgaaacgtctgttcatgaacgaaaagcatgccaagtcgttgcgatggcacaaagaggaccgtaagtccgacggggagttgagacacaccgctgatggaacgcaatggagaaagatcgacagagtgttcaaagattttgcagctgacgcaaggaacataagatttggtctaagtactgatggcatgaatccttttggcgagcagagctccagccatagcacctggcccgtgactctatgcatctacaaccttcctccttggttgtgcatgaagcggaagttcattatgatgccaattctcatccaaggccctaagcaacccggcaacgacatcgatgtgtacctaaggccattagttgaagaacttttacagttgtgggccagacctggtgtacgtgtctgggatgagcacaaaggagaggaatttgacctacgagcgttgctttttgtaaccatcaacgattggcctgctctcagtaacctttcgggacagacaaataagggatacaatgcatgcacgcactgcttacatgagactgaaagtgtacgtttggttaattgtaagaagaacgtgtacctgggtcatcgtcgatttcttccccgaaatcataacgtaagaaagaaaggcaagcatttcaatgggaaggcagatcaccggccgaagcctgcggaacgtactggtgctgagatatttgatatggtcaaggatttgaaagtcatctttggaaagggtcctggcggacaatcagttccgcggggagttgacgggcacgcacccatgtggaagaagaaatctatattttgggagctagaatattggaaagtcctagatgtccgctctgcaatcgacgtgatgcatgttacgaagaatatttgcgtgaacctgctaagcttcttgggcgtgtatgggaagacaaatgatacaaaggaagcactgcaggaccagcaacttttgaaagacccagatgaccggcatccggaatggtttcaaggtcgtgccagctacgctcttaccaaagaagagaaggtcattttttttgaatgcctgagcagtatgaaggtcccgtctggcttctcgtcgaatataaagggaataataaacatgggggagaaaaagttccaaaacctgaagtctcacgactgccacgtgattatgacgcaattgcttccgattgctttgagggggctcctaccggaaaatgttcgagtagccattgtgaagctatgtgcattcctcaatgcaatctctcagaaggtaatcaatccagaagatctaccacggttacagaacgatgtggtccaatgccttgtcagtttcgagttggtgttcccaccatccttcttcgatattatgacgcacctcctggtccacctagtcgaagagatttccattctcggtcctgtatttctacacaatatgttcccctttgagaggttcatgggggtattaaagaaatatgtttgtaaccgtgctaggccagaaggaagcatcgtcaagggctatggaaatgaggaggtaattgagttatgtattgactatgttcctgaccttaagccgattggtattcctcaatcgcggcacgaggggagactaagtggaaaaggcaagatcggaagggaatccacgatatgtatggacggtcattctatgactgaagcacaccacacagttctgcaaaattccagcttggtggctccgtacttcgagcaacacaagaatattttacgctcggacaacccggggaagcctgaatcctggattagaaaggcacacatggagactttcggcagttggttgcgaaaacatttaatgaatgacaatgatgttggagatcagctgtacatgttggccaagaaaccatcttcgactataacgactttccaagggtacgagataaatgggaatacattttacaccatcgcccaagataaaaagagcaccaaccaaaacagtggtgtccgctttgatgcagcaaccgagaatgggcaaaaggtcacatattatggttacatagaggagatatgggaacttgactatggaccctcctttaaggtccctttgttccggtgcaaatggttcaagctaacaggaggtggggtaaaggtggacgagcaatacggaatgacaatggtggatttcaacaatcttggttaccttgacgaaccattcgtccttgccaaagatgtcgctcaggttttttatttgaaggacatgagtagcaaaccgaggaaacggaaagataagaaaacgatcagtacatcatgcgatgatccaaagcgccacattgttctttcagggaaaagaaacatcgtgggagtggaggacaagacagacatgtcagaagattataatatgtttggtgaaattccgcccttcaaagtgaacactgacccaagcattaagttaaatgatgaggatgctccatggatacggcacaatcgtaagcaagcagggacacaagggaagaattgatgtgtaataatttattgtaccaaactttgtatttggtcgatgaactgaatgatgtatcaaaccttttgtcaaaccttcaagggattttaaaatgaattagttttatttttttgatttttttgatatataattgtatttttaagattttaaaatgaattagttttatttttctgattttaaaaggaaaaaggaagaagaagaaagaaggaaaaaggaagaaaaaacagaagaaaaaaggaaaaacagaagaaaaaaacaaacagaagaaaaacataagaaaaaacagaagaaaaaaacaaacagaagaaaaaacagaagaaaaaaggaaaaaggaaaaaaggaagaaaaaaaagaagaaaaacaaaacaaaataaataaagcaaaaaagaaaacaaaaaacaggcaaaaaataaaaaatatgccacctactgggccaccacggcctgaatacgactagaaacccattaatgggccaggattcaggcccgcagaaggcccagtaggcccacaggcacatagtgacagaataggcccgtaagcctgcatttgagaggagctcgaagtggtgagcgcagccgcgcttataaaccactgtcgaagcctctcggctagcgaggtgggactaaacatcccgccgcaccgcgccagttccagcacagaccctttagtcccggttggggaggcggaccgcgactaaagggtaccctttagtcgcggttgttgtccccaaccgcgactaaagggtctttctgTGCGGGAActaaagcggcgccaaaaccctttagtcccggttggggaggcggaccgcgactaaaggtaccctttagtcgcggtccgcctccccaaccgcgactaaaggtgcgtctataaatactgcacttagcagtttcgccacttccccaaagcgctgccccgacgccgatcgacgccgaagccctgccccgacgccgaagccctgcgcgccgccgcccccgtccctagtgagcgccgcctccgcccgtgccctgcccttgcccgccgccggccgcccgccgcccgacgccctgccgcccgccgccctgccgcccgccgcccgctggccctgcctgccgtgtcctccgcgcgccggcagaagaagaagaagctaggaagaagaaaaaggaagaagaagaagaaagaaaaaggaaaaaggaagaagaagaaagaaggaagaagaaaacaaaagaaaaacagaagaaaaacaagaaaaaggaagaaaaaaggaaaaaggaagaaaaaaaagaaaaaggaagaaaacaacagaagaaaaacaaaggaagaagaaaaaaagaaagaagaaaaaaaacaaacagaagaaaaaaacaaaagaaaagaaaaaaagaaagaagaaaaaaagaaagaagaaaaacaaaggaggaagaaaaaaaaggaagaagaaaaacaaaggaagaagaaaaacaaaggaagaagaaaaaaagaaagaagaaaaaaaaaggaagaagaaaaaaagaaagaagaaagaaagaagaaaaaggaagaagaagaaaaaggaagaagaaaaaggaagaagaaaaaaaatgaaaaccaaaagaaagaagaaagaaaaaggaagaagaaaaaaagaagaagaaaggaagaagaaaggaagaagaagaaaggaagaagaagaaaggaagaaggaagaagaagaaaggaagaagaagaaagaggaagaagaaaggaagaagaagaaagaaagaagaaagaggaagaagaaaggaagaagaagaaaaaaagaatttttacttaaagaatcttattttttaattcctcctcctctatgtccccttaatcttattttttaattcctttatacttaaagaatttttactacatgcaggagtgacatatggcggacgatagaaccgagccgcttagggatccggaggctgaacgttatttaatgggcatcatcaacaacgagattccttatgtgcccggctcagaatatgagcaacaagaggatgtagtctcttcttatctgaaccttgacggtggaacagagattgtcgatgatcaagaaggtgaaggaacggacattgtcgacggaggtcaaccgtcaacaaccgacgatctcgaattgcaagtagcaaccacctccggcgaggtatatatatacattgagcctctcgtgatacaaacttactgaaatgtgaatacatatgtattaacgcgcgcgactctctttctttttttagccctccggatcgagtacgacaaagcgtggcaaatccaaggcgatgaaaacaggagaaacatatgccattgagtttgtcagtgaaaccggcaagcccctacagcacacctcaaagtttatcaaccaatgcggagtcgttgttagagacaacgtcccgatcaccgtccaggaatggaaggagccaaagaaggcacgtcttggttttagttttgtcgacaagagaacgaaaaaggattgctggagaaagcttatggaacatttcattctacctccggaatacaacaaagtcgatgaattcggtaacgaggttccgggtggacgtcagaggaggaggctagttaaagagttcgctcttcagaagatgggcgaagcattccggaacttcaagaaaaatttaacccgtgactatgtcaacaagggcaagacaccggatttcaatggacaacatgagaaactgaaagatgattggccagaatttgtgaggcaaaagcaatcggagcatttcaaggaaatataaaaaaaaaataaggataatgcgagtaagaaaaagttccatcatattatggggccaggaggataccgcctttcggagcctaggtggcagaagatggaggaggacctgagggtgcgaggaatccctctaggtacagagggatgggacccaagggccaaaagctggtggtacgggcatgggggatcgctagacccggagacaggggtgtgtgttcaccggcagagacagtttgctcccacccaagcccttattgacgcaatgacccaagctcaagagggcttgatcaagttcaacagagagaaagacgcactgacaacagccctcgggaatgatgaacacggaggacgtgtacgaggcaaaggcaaagttccgtggaaagtagggttttcccaggacaatgacccgtactgttatagaagccgtaagagaaagacggaccgggatgcagatcttatgacgaagtttgcatcggaactccatgagttgaagcagaccgtgcatgaactagtgaaagaaaaatcggctgcagggccgcatgaagatcatgaagcggatcgcggaagccagcagcggagaagcagcgtggcttccacggatgccccgcctggtgctagtgcaccgatgatcgagattcgtgcaccggagcctcactaccccgtggatgatgtaaaggagatgaaagaatgtgatctgcattatcccgtggggaacgtttccacgaaggtagctagcggcagtgctttaccctgtacacctggagcactccaccacaacaaccccattgcatatggctatgctcgtgtcacggtggaagacatagtccaagggtttgaggacctggagattgacaaacctacacccgaaggggagagaagacttggagatgtcaagcgccagttcattctatggaaaaagaagtacatagtgtttccaggcgaggcgccaaggctagaaagtccacccccctccgatggtggtggtggtggtggtggcggtggtggcggtggtggtggtcgtggtggttcacctacacctccttcacgccattcgacgccgtcccccgatccacaacctccggtgggtacgacgccccccaatccacctccggcgaagaagcagaagcaggcggacaacaaggaaacccgctcctggactattaacccggacccttatgtacctaagaccacaagggtaccggagccatcactgaagcctctcctcccaaggcctggggaacttagtaGTAGACAATACTATACATGGCAACAGCTGCAGTTGCCCAAAAATGGCATCCGACACTTGAcctgagatggcaactgcagttgagcaaccatggcaactgtagttgtccgacatggcaactgtagttcagcgacatggcaactgcagttacaCGTACATGGAAGAGGGTCCGGACCATGGCAATCGCGGCGGGACGCGTGGTTACTGCCACGCGGGGCGTGTGGCTCGCAGGCGGGGAGGGGCGACGGCCGAGACGGGTCGTGCGGGCCGCGTGGTCGCTCTCCCGGACATGCTCATGCAGGCGATCGCGCCGCACACCGAACGTGAGGGCTGTGGCGGGGTGCGCCCGGACGTGCTCGTGCGGGTGGGCCTGGGTCGATGCCACACGGGGCGTGCGGAAGATACCCCCTAGATACCACACGTGTGGCAATTATCGGCGTCCAAAAAAACTAGTAGTAGTTGAAAACGGAAGCCGAGGAAACGCATACGTAGTCTCAGATTCTGGAGACGGCGGGACATACGCATCTTCATATTATTTTCCTTGTGAAAACTGAAAGCCAGCAAGAGAAGCAGGGCAGAGAGAGGGGAGAGGAAAGCAGATTCATGGGGCTGCAGGTGCTCCACCGGctcagagcatctccagccgttggccccccagggggcgcctaaaatcgccgcctgggggtGACCCGGCGAAAAAAATGGGCCTGGGGGCGAGTTGGCCCCCAGCCACCGCCCCCAGGGCCGGCCCCAAGCGCGGGAAAAAAAATTGTGTAGCAAATTTACGCAAAGTTCGGCTAAAACACGCCAAATTTCGGCAAACTTGGGCTTATATTCGCGGATTTAAGTCGAGTAGTCCCCATTACATATAAAAACTAATCAAAAAAACTTGCTGAAGGCCGAGaagtcgccgtcgtcgccgccatcaTCGGCCTTCTCCTCCTTGACTCGGGCGCCCCTGCTGGAGCCCTCCCCggctggtggtggcggcggcgcgtcgtcgtcgtcgtcgatgATGATGACGACTCCTCCTTTGTCGCGGCCTCGGCGGCGCTGCTCGAAGCGCCGCAAGGCGGTGCACTGGCGCTCCGTCGCCATCTTGATGGAGTCCTGGCGTGCTCATTCAAGGGCCGCGTCGTTGTCGAGCTCGACCTCGCCGTGCTCTGTCTTCACCGGCGCGAGCCCCCGGCTCCGTCTTCACCGGcgcgagccccggctccgtctttggcttGACGAAGCGCGGAGGAGGAGCCGACGAGGAGGCGCGCCGGCCGCCCTCGTTGATAACGATGccgggctcggccttgacgccgagCAGCGTCGGAATGCCGGAGGAGtgggaggaggagcgggaggaggaagaggaggaggacgcgcCGAACCTTCTTGGCGCCCATTGCCCGTCACGTCGGCGGTGCGCCGGGGCGGCCGCCCTTGCCGGGGGGTACGCCAACGGCGGgttgttgccgccctcgaggtgcGTCAGCACGCCCTCAAGTGTGCGGCCGGGGGCGCCCCACCACAGGTGGTGCCCCTCGCTGTTCTTCAAGCCGCTGACCACCGGCGCCCCGTTGGTGGACGCCAGCCGCCGCTGCTGGCGGCGCTCGAAGTACGCCGCCCAAGCCgcgtggttgtcggcggcgtactgTGGGAGGGAGAGCTCGGCGTCGGTGAGGGAGGCGCGCACGATCTCGACCTCGTCGGCGAAGTAGGATGGTTCTGCCACGGCGTCGGGCAACGGGGGAATGGGCACTCCCCCATTGCTGAGCCGGCGCGCATGTCTGGCGGTGCCGGGATGTTCGCCTGGAACAGGAGCCAGGACTCCTGTTCGCGGAGCGAACGGCGGCCGAAGCTGTTGGCCGCCGCCTCGTCTCCGGGGAAACGCTCGGCCATTAGGGAGATGGAGTGGCTGGGAAGAAGagatcggcggcggcgctcgggagatGGAGTGGCTG
This genomic window contains:
- the LOC109746873 gene encoding F-box/LRR-repeat protein At3g03360-like; translated protein: MGLPALQRIISMQRERRRRQTRARGGSIAPVPKRKSPALQQDGTSEGGKRMKYLPSLPEDIWWHIHSLMPMRDAARAACVSRTFMHSWRRRTSLTFSKKTLGIGEDVCEKDGKARDLTFKVDRIWIEHPGIGVKEVRIEFYDNTTRVCFLDRWLQIAVTPGIEELIVIPSVGHKRYNFPWSLLSEGSGNSIRCLFLSRCVFCPTVGLGLRSLTQITLCYVHITGNELACLLDNSFALQQLGLSHCSKIIRLKIPSLLQRLITLEVSACKRLQTIEIEAQCLSKFWFSGERLVQLSFGEALQLKTLDMHCHGAVCEARANLPSTLPNLETLSVFSYFETVNTPMVGSKFPFLKHLTVKLAAAPAYDYCSLISFFDASPSLETFFLNGFEGSMQHPSILADPSGRRQMPKHRHDKLKNVTIAGFSSAKSLVDLTCHILESSESLESLTLDTTEGYDYLRCSVNRSGKCFRMRRGAILEARRGLLAIKTYIEGIVPPKVKFTVVKPCSQCHVVEL